The Plectropomus leopardus isolate mb chromosome 7, YSFRI_Pleo_2.0, whole genome shotgun sequence genome window below encodes:
- the si:dkey-82o10.4 gene encoding m-AAA protease-interacting protein 1, mitochondrial, producing the protein MQRITSLTACRELGGLAVLTPGVCAWKRGTTCSKQPAAHRRYAAVCVRPVTGVSGAGGRGVCRRRCVFVSQKHREFSSQPGADGPPGSSGGQPAVSVIGIPDPITWIRCKVVTYLINLYFELDLTSAEFERGVKQALVHISSMMSSGRYHTLVGIVSNEMIDYVKTRCKPLTDAQRQQLAVTLDDIIFMLPEDVSVVFDKHGRKFCFVVMRFWLLSTYEGPDDPEGTKIFKVASSEDGSPQKKIATAVYEFQRELTRGASPDWTVTTVWHWHWKLAE; encoded by the exons ATGCAGCGGATCACCAGCCTCACTGCATGCCGGGAGCTCGGCGGCCTCGCGGTGCTCACACCCGGGGTGTGCGCCTGGAAGAGGGGCACGACCTGCAGCAAACAGCCGGCCGCGCACCGGCGATATGCggcagtgtgtgtgcgtcctGTCACCGGGGTGTCCGGAGCAGGAGGCCGGGGAGTGTGCAGGAGGAGGTGCGTGTTCGTCAGTCAGAAACACCGAGAGTTCAGCTCGCAGCCCGGAGCCGACGGGCCGCCGGGGAGCTCCGGCGGTCAGCCCGCTGTCTCAGTGATCGGCATCCCGGACCCGATCACATGGATCCGGTGCAAAGTCGTCACGTATCTCATCAATCTGTACTTTGAGTTAGACCTGACCTCAGCGGAGTTTGAGAGAGGAGTGAAGCAG GCTTTGGTCCACATCTCCAGCATGATGTCCAGTGGCAGATACCACACGTTAGTGGGGATCGTGTCCAATGAG atgATCGATTATGTTAAGACAAGGTGCAAGCCTCTCACCGATGCCCAGAGACAGCAGCTCGCTGTCACACTGGATGATATAATATTCATGCTGCCGGAAGACGTATCTGTCGTCTTTGATAAACACG gtagAAAGTTCTGCTTCGTCGTCATGAGGTTTTGGCTCCTGTCAACATATGAAGGCCCCGATGACCCCGAGGGCACAAAGATCTTCAAAGTGGCCTCTAGTGAAGATGGCAGCCCGCAGAAGAAAATAGCGACAGCAGTCTATGA atttcagCGAGAGCTGACGAGAGGAGCCTCCCCTGACTGGACCGTCACGACTGTTTGGCACTGGCACTGGAAACTGGCTGAGTGA
- the efhb gene encoding EF-hand domain-containing family member B — protein MAMTDGSSRQVKYVDTCPNIPVAGKLIPVGDRAKSCLQEEARPPTPPVVRRIRISNQSEPGDIRVHKGKANDPDVASTLVHGISTKSSLSSRSLLNPPQKTLFQHKLQELSEAVYASNKKAPLGRSHNQRVGLTSWNNDETTYGVKTVRGLDVREIINPSKTAEELEREAQEGHEAYIRSHNAYFVGERIDRKYDWSHYSKDGRFGILTPHFNDGRDLRKTLQWLGETQKFYNPKPVWKRSGTREKLELQIGKTNSVRKNTLNVPADHSFGIVLPPDEFGVGDIIHSTEPGKFARGRDRQRSLVNAVRHHLKKINFCNFPSLLQAFKHYDKAAKGMIDKEDLLAVCRQFQLDVSRPVLDDLMDYCDRDKDGLINFLEFANFLNWKDKMPINSREQCILTNERQTSTAPANIEKKLPLESEQLSASQALIKPDDLESIKPGSSLKTLRTLRRPREAPDHFKTTSTLIGSVSDPSSSNSRTYGVPSVRSDLPAPRLKRVSDTNNYGDTSTAANLLHPPVHALWGVHEEHFLCPRTKKEIAEIFKNVGVNMSEETFEEVWKLASMKHPDGEVCVDVFRNALKEIKAM, from the exons ATGGCTATGACTGACGGAAGTTCTCGCCAAGTGAAATATGTGGATACATGTCCAAACATACCGGTG GCCGGGAAACTTATACCTGTGGGAGACAGGGCAAAATCCTGTTTACAAGAAGAAGCAAGA CCCCCTACCCCACCGGTGGTGAGGAGAATTCGCATCAGCAACCAGTCAGAACCAGGAGATATCAGAGTGCACAAAGGGAAGGCAAATGACCCAGATGTTGCAAGCACCCTTGTTCATGGCATCAGCACCAAATCTTCCCTCTCT AGCAGAAGCTTGCTAAACCCTCCTCAAAAGACCTTGTTCCAGCATAAGTTACAAGAGCTCAGTGAAGCAGTGTACGCCTCCAACAAAAAAGCACCGTTGGGCAGGTCACATAATCAGCGTGTTGGACTTACTTCATGGAATAACGACGAAACCACGTATGGTGTGAAAACAGTTAGAG ggTTGGATGTGCGTGAGATCATTAACCCTTCCAAAACAGCAGAAGAGCTGGAGAGGGAAGCTCAGGAGGGACACGAGGCTTACATTCGTAGCCACAATGCCTATTTTGTTg GTGAGCGGATTGACAGGAAGTACGACTGGAGTCATTACAGTAAAGATGGCAGGTTTGGGATCCTCACACCTCATTTTAACGACGGCCGTGATCTTCGCAAAACTCTCCAGTGGCTCGGGGAGACACAGAA GTTTTACAATCCAAAGCCTGTTTGGAAAAGATCTGGGACTAGGGAAAAGCTGGAGCTACAAATTGGCAAAACGAACAGTGT GAGGAAAAATACCTTAAATGTTCCAGCAGATCACTCCTTTGGGATTGTCCTACCACCGGATGAATTtg GTGTTGGTGATATAATCCACTCGACAGAGCCGGGCAAGTTCGCGAGAGGCCGAGACAGACAGCGCAGCCTGGTAAACGCAGTGCGACACCACCTCAAGAAGATCAATTTCTGCAACTTCCCCTCCCTGCTTCAGGCGTTTAAACATTATGACAAG GCAGCCAAGGGAATGATTGACAAAGAGGACCTGCTGGCAGTGTGCCGTCAGTTCCAGCTGGACGTGAGCAGGCCGGTTCTGGATGACCTGATGGACTACTGTGACAGAGACAAGGATGGACTCATCAACTTCCTGGAGTTTGCAAACTTCCTCAACTGGAAGGACAAGATGCCCATCAACAGTCGAGAGCAATGCATTTTGACGAATG AGCGACAGACCAGCACGGCTCCGGCCAACATAGAAAAGAAACTTCCATTAGAATCAGAGCAGCTTTCTGCCTCCCAGGCCTTGATTAAGCCTGATGACTTGGAGTCCATTAAGCCAGGCAGCTCACTGAAGACCCTCAGGACCCTAAGGCGACCCAGGGAAGCCCCAGACCACTTCAAGACCACCTCCACCCTCATTGGGTCCGTCAGTGATCCATCCTCATCAA ACAGCCGTACATATGGGGTCCCATCTGTGCGCTCCGACCTTCCAGCTCCACGCTTAAAGAGAGTCAGTGACACTAACAATTACGGTGATACATCCACGGCTGCAAATCTTCTGCATCCACCAGTTCACGCCCTCTGGGGTGTTCACGAGGAGCACTTCCTATGTCCTCGCACCAAGAAGGAG ATTGCAGAGATCTTCAAGAATGTGGGCGTGAATATGTCTGAGGAGACGTTCGAGGAGGTCTGGAAGCTGGCGTCCATGAAGCATCCGGACGGGGAGGTTTGTGTCGATGTTTTCCGTAACGCACTCAAGGAAATAAAAGCTATGTAA